A single genomic interval of Meles meles chromosome 9, mMelMel3.1 paternal haplotype, whole genome shotgun sequence harbors:
- the LOC123951098 gene encoding serine/threonine-protein kinase 11-interacting protein gives MTTAQRDSLVWKLAGLLRDSGDVVLSGCSTLSLLTATLQQLNHVFELHLGPWGPGQTGFVALPSHPADSPVILQLQFLFDVLQKTLSLKLVHIPGSSLPGPIKIFPFKSLRQLELRGVPLHCLRGLCGIYSQLETLICSRSIQALEELLSACGGDLCSALPWLALLSANFSYNALTSLDSSLRLLSALRFLNLSHNQVQDCEGFLMDLSELHHLDISYNHLHLVPRMGPSGAALGTLILRGNELRSLQGLEQLRSLRHLDVAYNLLEGHRELTPLWLLAELRKLYLEGNPLWFHPAHRAATAQYLSPRARDAAAGFLLDGKVLSLTDLQTSTSSGLGSSAQPVPWSAGSTVETSGGPDLSDSISSGGVVAQHLPRKVKSRVRVRRASISEPSDTDPEPRTLDPSPAGRFVQQHRELELMNSFRERFGCDWLQYRNHLETSGTPVLATPSTPALSTLPLSPGSVPGPPPSEKESPQGMAEEVRLLPEPQEEEEVEEQGKEEEGEEEEEEQEEGEVEAELCRPMLVCPLEGPQGVRGRECFLRVTSSHLFEVELQAARTLARLELQSLEAAEVEPESEVALEGSDPLPRAPVLVLRFSYICRDRQLRRYVVLEPDAHAALQELLAVLTPAATAAQHELGEVRDPLGGRLQCLRCGHEFKPEEPSLLDSEEGWRPLFQKTESPAVCPNCGSDHVVLLARSLGTTDREHRQDERSPATLQTASPVRDPPDHSDHSSRADGTPSQAPVSREHHSWSLSPPPERRGLRSVDHRLRLFLDVEVFADAQEEFQCCLKVPLVLAGHAGESVCLVVVSDLRLYVLKVTGEICGPPASWLQPALAVPLHDLSGIELGLAGQSLRLEWAAGAGSCVLLPRDAKRCRAFLDELTDVLQALPPSWRSSVRATEEEVTPKHRLWPLLERDPSSEPPLFFYLRVFLVEGSATCPVSLLMTLSTLYLLEEDLAGSPAEPALPAASGEASETSLPSGPGPSVRVREQWPLSSLSSVLLYRSAPGDLRLVFYDEVSRLESFWALRVVCPEQLTALLAWIREPWEELFSIGLRMVTQETLDLDR, from the exons ATGACGACCGCCCAGCGGGACTCCCTAGTGTGGAAGCTCGCTGGGCTGCTGCGTGATTCCG GCGATGTGGTCCTGTCCGGCTGTTCCACCCTGAGCTTGTTGACCGCCACCCTGCAACAGCTGAACCATGTATTCGAGCTGCATCTGGGGCCATGGGGCCCCGGCCAGACAGGCTTCGTGGCTCTGCCCTCTCACCCCGCCGACTCCCCTGTCATCCTCCAGCTTCAGTTCCTCTTTGATGTGCTGCAGAAAACTCTTTCCCTTAAG CTGGTCCACATCCCTGGTTCTTCCCTCCCTGGGCCCATTAAGATTTTTCCCTTCAAGTCCCTTCGGCAGCTGGAG ctCCGAGGTGTCCCTCTTCATTGCCTCCGTGGCCTCTGTGGCATCTACTCCCAGCTAGAGACCCTGATTTGCAGCAGGAGCATCCAGGCCCTGGAG GAGCTCCTCTCCGCCTGCGGTGGTGACCTGTGCTCTGCCCTGCCCTGGCTGGCTCTGCTGTCTGCCAACTTCAGCTACAACGCACTGACTTCCTTAGACAGCTCCCTG cgTCTCTTGTCAGCTCTGCGCTTCCTGAATCTGAGCCACAATCAAGTCCAGGACTGTGAGGGCTTCCTGATG GACTTGTCTGAGCTCCACCACCTGGACATCTCCTATAATCACCTGCATTTGGTGCCAAGAATGGGACCCTCGGGTGCTGCTCTGGGGACCCTGATACTGCGAGGCAATGAGCTCCGGAGCCTGCAGG GCCTGGAGCAGCTGAGGAGCCTGCGGCACCTGGATGTGGCATACAACCTGCTGGAAGGCCACAGGGAGCTGACGCCTCTGTGGCTGCTGGCTGAGCTCCGCAAG CTCTACCTGGAGGGGAACCCTCTGTGGTTCCACCCCGCGCATCGAGCGGCCACTGCCCAGTACTTGTCACCCCGCGCCAGGGATGCTGCGGCCGGC TTCCTTCTTGATGGGAAAGTCTTGTCACTGACTGACTTGCAG ACCTCTACCTCCTCGGGGCTTGGCTCCTCCGCCCAACCTGTGCCATGGTCGGCGGGGAGTACTGTTGAAACCTCAGGTGGTCCTGACTTGAGTGACAGCATCTCCTCAGGGGGTGTGGTAGCCCAGCATCTGCCCCGGAAGGTCAAG AGCCGAGTCCGTGTGAGGCGAGCAAGCATCTCGGAACCCAGTGATACCGACCCAGAGCCCCGGACTCTGGACCCCTCCCCAGCTG gACGGTTTGTGCAGCAGCATCGAGAACTCGAACTCATGAACAGCTTCCGGGAACGGTTTGGCTGTGACTGGCTGCAGTATAGGAATCACCTGGAGACCTCCGGTACCCCCGTTCTGGCTACCCCCAGCACCCCTGCCCTCAGCACACTGCCCCTGAGCCCAGGGTCTGTGCCTGGCCCTCCGCCCTCAGAGAAGGAGTCACCGCAGGGAATGGCAGAGGAGGTCAGGCTCCTGCCGGAgccccaggaggaagaggaggtggaagagcagggaaaagaggaagaaggagaggaggaagaggaggagcaggaggagggcgAAGTGGAAG CCGAACTGTGTCGCCCCATGTTGGTGTGTCCCCTGGAGGGGCCCCAGGGCGTGCGTGGTAGGGAGTGCTTTCTCCGGGTCACTTCCAGCCACCTGTTCGAGGTGGAGCTCCAAGCCGCTCGGACCCTGGCTCGGCTGGAACTCCAGAGCCTAGAGGCAGCCGAGGTGGAGCCCGAGAGCGAGGTAGCACTCGAG GGCTCAGATCCGCTCCCCAGGGCCCCTGTCCTTGTTCTGCGTTTCTCCTACATTTGCCGTGACCGACAGCTGCGTCGCTATGTGGTGCTAGAGCCCGATGCCCATGCAGCTCTCCAG GAGCTGCTTGCTGTGCTGACCCCAGCAGCCACCGCGGCTCAGCATGAGCTTGGGGAAGTGAGAGACCCGTTGGGGGGCAGACTCCAGTGTCTGCGCTgtggccatgagttcaagccagAGGAACCCAGTTTGTTAGACAGTGAGGAAGGCTGGAGGCCTCTGTTCCAAAAGACAG AATCTCCTGCCGTGTGTCCAAACTGTGGTAGTGATCATGTGGTTCTCCTGGCTCGGTCCCTGGGAACCACCGACAGGGAGCACAGACAGGACGAACGATCGCCAGCTACCTTGCAGACGGCCAGCCCTGTCCGTGACCCTCCTGACCACAGTGACCACAGCAGTAGGGCTGACGGGACCCCGTCGCAGGCACCGGTCTCCCGAGAGCACCACAGTTGGAGCCTCAGTCCCC CCCCTGAGCGCCGCGGCCTCCGCTCTGTGGACCACCGACTCCGGCTCTTCCTGGATGTCGAGGTGTTCGCCGATGCCCAGGAGGAGTTCCAGTGCTGCCTCAAG GTGCCACTGGTGTTGGCAGGCCATGCTGGGGAGTCTGTGTGTCTTGTGGTGGTGTCTGACCTCAGGCTTTATGTGTTGAAGGTGACTGGGGAGATATG CGGGCCTCCAGCTAGCTGGCTGCAGCCAGCCCTGGCCGTTCCCCTGCACGACCTGAGCGGCATCGAGCTGGGGCTGGCAGGACAGAgtctgcggctggagtgggctgCTGGGGCAGGCAGCTGTGTCCTGCTGCCCCGAGATGCCAAGCGTTGCCGGGCCTTTCTAGATGAGCTCACCg ATGTCTTACAGGCTCTGCCCCCTAGCTGGAGGAGCAGTGTCCGGGCCACGGAGGAGGAGGTGACCCCGAAGCACCGCCTCTG GCCGTTGCTGGAGAGAGACCCTTCCTCAGAGCCTCCCCTGTTCTTCTACCTTCGGGTGTTCCTGGTGGAAG GCTCTGCCACCTGCCCTGTGTCTCTGTTGATGACTCTGTCCACCCTGTACCTGTTAGAGGAAGACCTTGCAGGCTCCCCGGCGGAGCCCGCTCTTCCGGCAGCTTCTGGTGAAGCCTCTGAGACGTCCCTGCCCTCAGGGCCAGGCCCCTCTGTGCGTGTCAGGGAGCAGTGGCCCCTCAGCAGCTTGAGCTCCGTGCTGCTCTATCGCAGCGCCCCAGGGGACCTGCGGCTGGTCTTTTACGATGAG GTGTCCCGGCTGGAGAGTTTTTGGGCCCTTCGTGTTGTGTGTCCAGAGCAGCTGACGGCCCTGCTGGCCTGGATCCGGGAGCCCTGGGAGGAGCTGTTTTCTATCGGACTCCGGATGGTGACCCAAGAGACTCTAGATCTGGATCGGTGA